One Parasteatoda tepidariorum isolate YZ-2023 chromosome 1, CAS_Ptep_4.0, whole genome shotgun sequence genomic window, taaactcgTATTTTATATTACCCATtagcaaaatgggtcttggtttggatttgatggcgtgcacacacttttcaactgtgctCAAGAGTAATAGTATGCAGtacgcatgcgtcgtcattgcatgcgttcctatggcgaccgctgctgtttttctttctattttcactagcaggcatttttaatgtatttgcataataataatttaaagtattttttatattctttttattattaacgaaTAATTATCGGCTTGGCGgtgattttaagataaatatgaatgctgaagaaggaaaagtattttgtgacgtcttgaaaaGCCAGTTTTCCATGTTATTGGatagaaaaatagtatattagtATACATATAACATTCTCCCAATTTCGCCCTTTGGGAGaatgttatatataattattatattatatatacaattattatgtaattatatataattatattatgtaattattacattaattattatatatattaattaatatatatattatattattaattgctaAATCGTCAGTGGGTTAACGAGCCTAGTTACATTGTTAAAAGCACTGAACATTACACATAAATAGGTTATGACATTTGTGTGTGTAACTTACTCTGGTGGGTTATTATGATTTCATTAGCGTTTTCTTTTTCtgacttaaatattaactttcagaatccaatgttcaattttttacttcatttttgacaagagTTGTATAAATATACAGTAAGGATGGTCATTGGATAACACCTATTATTGtgcattttcattcattatttgaTAGATAAACATATCTGGAAAATTAGGCATACATGCTAAGTTTTAGATATCCGCTATGGTGCTCTTTCTCAAATGTTcggatttaattattttaatttttttttaatgttgataaattatgggggattttttgaaattagcatttataaaagtttgaaaaagtaaCGATTATAGACGTATTTTTTTTGCTGCTGAGCAATAAAAACTGTACAGTGGACtcaatgattaattttgaactaggataataatttaaattgacttaatttaaatatttgtacaaaaattgatatttgcaaaattttattattttcaataacattattttttctttctagatgCTGTTCACCTGTTATGTTTATTACCTTAGTAAATTTGTAGAATTCTTCGATACAGTAAGTCATTCCCGCTCGCCATCAGTTTCTTTATTTGCGAATTATTAATTGTTGTTACCTTAAAGTATAGTATATCGAACAATATTAGAATTCACTGGTCTTTTACCTACTTTTTTCTTCGATTTATACACCAATCATACCAATAAGTTgataagtaattttctttttttttttacatcgctatcattagcataaaaaagttaaaaaggtAATTCCGCATCTCGATATTTTtacagcataaaaattattaaaataacgtcCCTTTTTAAGaggtgtaaaaaatacaaaggcatgaaagaaataacaataataaaatacccagtttatggacatttttattgcttttaaatcataatacTTGGCCTATTTTTAGACTAGTCTTTTTAGTCCTTTCTTTAAAAACCCATTCATTTTTGGAATTATAAGCCACTCAACTTCAACAGTTAAGTAATATATCATCATTTTTAACCAGCCATGACTTAATGaatgtcttttaaaaacttttttaaaaaggtcgAACTAAAACTTATGCCATCTAAGTTACACATCCTTCCATTCAATCATCTACAGTTCCTGACctaattattagacacactataagattctatgtaaaatcttaattatcagataTTGCTATACAGGTTCATTGTTTTTAtatgactgaaaccggtttgtacttgtttacgcTCGTGTATagattggttaaattagacgataaaataaattagacgataaatatagaatacttaaaaatagtagaatacttattatttcaggtattatattagtatataataataattagacaaattattagactcactgtaatgttttaataattacatgttttgcacgagtttgtatgcaaaacttttatatttaaacatacatgtaatgggtttttattcaggagattttttatatacttcctatttgtatttatttttaacatattgcattacaatgttaaccaattgatacacgaacgtaagcaagtgcaaaccagTTTCACCCTCGtagaaacaataaagctgtgtaGTATCACcagataatttagatttaagaaaactacagtgtgtctaataatttgatcgaATTATTACAGCATGATAGTATAATacctgatgtaataaatattttatatttatataatatgtagtctaatttatccaatcgttgAATTTGTATTATAATCGCCTCCTTTAACCAATTGAGGCatgaacgtaaacaagtgtaaattggtttcagtcacataaaaacagtaaagctgtatagtatcaactgataattaccatttattttattaaagactgtaaaaaaattttaaattttatggtactaaaaataattaagataatgttttttaattatatttactaaaaattaaagattttataagtttatgaaaagagaaataaaaaatcggAAAGTAAAAGCTAAATATGCCGATTTACCCGCACAATATCTAGGTATAGATCAAAAGGGCATTTCGCATTCATTTAATCTTTTGATTAGTTCCTTGATTGTACCTTGCTTCAGAATTAATTAGTTCCTTGATTCGGATTTCGGAATTTCGGTGATAAAAGAGATTAacgatttttttccaaaataaattaccatttattttattaaagaaagtaaaaaacttttaaattttaaaataaaataaaaaaaaaatgagataatgttttttaattatatttactaaaaattaaagattttataagtttataaaaggagaaataaaaaatcggaaagtaaaagttaaatatgcCGATTTACCCGCACAATATCTAGGTAAAAATCAAAAGGGCATTTCGCATTCATTTCATCTTTTGATTAGTTCCTTGATTCGGATTTTGGAAtttcggtaaaaatagattaacgatttttttccaaaataaattaccattttttttattaaagactgtaaagacttttaaattttgaaataaaataaaaaaattgagataatgccttttaattatatcttctaaaaattaaagattttatgagtttatgaaaagagaaataaaaaatcggAAAGTAAAAGCTAAATATGCCGATTTACCCGCAGAATATAGGTATAGATCAAAAGGGCATTTCGCATTCATTTAATCTTTTGATTAGTTCCTTGATTGTACCTTGCTTCAGAATTAATTAGTTCCTTGATTCGGATTTTGGAATTTCGATGATAAAATAGATTAacgatttttttccaaaataaattgccatttattttattaaagactgtaaaaaaaattttaaatttaaaaaaaaaaaaaaaaaaaattagataatgttttttaattatatctactgaaaattaaagattttataagtttatgaaaagagaaataaaaaatcggaaataaaagctaaatatGCCGATTTACCCGCACAATATCTAGGTATAGATCAAAAGGGCATTTCGCATTCATTTAATCTTTTGATTAGTTCCTTAATTGTACCTTGCTTCAGAATTAATTAGTTCCTTGATTCGGATTTTGGAATTTCGGTGATAAAATAGATTAacgatttttttccaaaataaattaccatttattttattaaagactgtaaaaaacttttaaattttgaaataaaataaaaaaattgagataatgCTTTCTAATTAtatcttctaaaaattaaagattttatgagtttatgaaaagataaataaaaaatcggaAAGTAAGAGCTAAATAGGCCGATTTACACGCAAACTTATCTTGGTATGCGTATTACATAACTATACAATGCTCTTTTATTCAATGTTAAATGAtgtgtataatataaaaatgaaactgaaattttttttccagatatttaTCAtccttcgaaaaaaatattctcagattTCTTTCCTTCATGTTTTTCATCATGCCATTGTTCCAGTAACATCATGGTACGGAGTTAAGTATGCAGGAGGTAAGGAATGATATATTGCTtcttattgaattaaatgtttgaTCGATTATTAGTGATTGATGATTGTAATTATACTCCAggataaattataatatgttacattagataatttaacattatgtaCACCTCACCTCGTAAATAAGTTTTCTCACATttcgtgttttaaaatttttttttctcttaaggtGGAAAATGTATGCCAGTTCTTAATAATACtgccacttgaaaatattagcAAGCCTGtttggtgaaaccaagcaaatttaCTGCAGAGTGTGtgttttcagtggcgccatctatggcccaAGGATATGACTatagccacacacacgtcacaacccgtttatagggcagacccattcatgcatccatttattcattcaCAGATTGTGAAATAAATAGACACGTTAGTTAAAGTATATAACAGATGAAAAATTTCGTACATTacctagttattctatgaaataactaatgatagacagttaaagtgaaaaataagcaatttcaaagttattttataacaaacaatGATCATAAATAGCTAAATAGctctaaaaataagttttatcttGATCGAGGATGATTAATTGACACACTATGAAAGATGGAATTGGATGACACACTATGAAAAATGGAAtgatttattccttattttagtctgttatttaaattacaacgTTTAcctattttgaatgtttttttattattttttattgttgtaataaaattaataacattttttcctgattattatgggttttattaaataatttttcagaataaatttttttcaatagtttttctcatagatggcagcactgatATGCTACTTGCTTCAATTTTTTCcgatcaaatatatattttttaatttaattttattcaattcaagcTTCAAGCTCAACTTTAAAGATTTTGCTTCTTCGTGAAATTTGTTAactgttaaattaatattttacttttaaacctAAACCACATTTTGCTACAAGGCGGTAAGTTTGGTTTCTGCTTACTTTTACTTCATGCtcttttttaactgaatttcttagcgatatcgacacatataaataataattatcttaagATCGATGTTCTTTATTCATCAGAAATATcgtattaaattataaagatgtGTCTTGAGGAAGACTTTTGGTTTTTCCCAGtaatagttttctatttatattattttatttttatattattgtaataattgtgtttatatatatatatatatataaataaacaaaattttttttcaataattattagtttaaaattttttataagtgaaatgtatgttttgtgaagtttaaatatattttttcttcctttttaaggTGGTTACACTACAATTCTacctttattaaatacatttgtaCACATTTGGATGTATTCATATTACGCCTTATCAGCGTTTGGGCCTTCAGTACAGAAATACATCTGgtggaaaaaacatttaacaaaacttCAATTGGTAAGAAATAAGTAATGTCTaactatgattttataatatatacagtcgctgaccaaattattagacgcactattagattctatgcaaaatattaattatcaggtgatactaaaacagctttattctttttactcGGATGAAACTGGCTTGCACTTGCTTACGCTCCTGTTTTAATTAGTCAAAATTAGGcgtcatataataaaaatttgacgattagataaattagacgatatatcagataaaaacagaatgttaattatatcaggtattatattagtatattataataattagaccaaattattcgacgcactgtagtgttttaataattgcatgctTTGCACGACTTTATTTGCAATACTTTTGGTCaatgggtttttatttaggagaatttttatatacagtacagaacccgttatccggaaatcagaaaaccggaaaaccaaaaaaccggaacgaaattcgataaattttctcgccattttttttaaacaaaattttttttcctcataagattttacgatttttctttcttttcttaaagatgtttaccttacaatcattttggaaataatcattagtgtattacttcatcgttttttcttatttttaagattatttccaattttttttttttagttgggtttaacaataaaaaaaaggctttttgtagcgattcagaaaaccggaaaaatcagttatccggaatagcgatggtcccgaccgttccggataatcggttccatactacttcctatttgcattaatatattattttttttaacgtattgtattacaatgttaactaattgatacgcgaacataaacaagtacaaaccggtttcagtcgcgtaaaaacaattaaagtgtAAAGATATAACCGAAAACGCAAAAANtcttctttttaagattatttacaattttttttttttagttgggtttaacaataaaaaaaatgctttttgtagcgattcagaaaaccggaaaaatcagttatccggaatagcgatggtcccgaccgttccggataatcggttccatactacttcctatttgcattaatatattatttttttttaacgtattgcattacaatgttaactaattgatacacgaacgtaaacaaatgcaaaccggtttcagtcacataaaaacaataaagctgtatagtatcacctggcAATTGAGATTTTACagagaatcttatagtgcgtctaataatttggtcagagGCTGTAGCTTAAACCAAAATTGATCTTGATTGCAGCCACCTGTATGTCCATTACCTAAATTTAATCTGTCAGAGCATCTAGGCTGCAGCGACAAACctgaaaaaacaaactaatcGTTTATGTTCGATAACATactattaaatttcaacataaagaaaaatgttctaGTTGCCATGGAAACAGgagaataaatgaaattatatctaggaaattataaattaattgaaaattttatgtgttatgagcgtttttttattgttgaggtCTCTGGGATTAAATCCAGAAAAATGGCAAAAGGTTTTAAACTTGAATGAATGATATaggattgaataaaatatttattcactggcAAAGGGTTTTAAACTTGAATGAATGATATaggattgaataaaatatttattcactggcAAAAGGTTTTAAACTTGAATGAATGATATaggattgaataaaatatttattcactgcaAGAAAATcgtctttcattttcattttttcgaaCAACCAGataaatttggaattaaaacGAAGTTTACTATCAATACCAAATTTAAGAAGACGGGAAAGTATGGGGGAGGGTAAATAAAGTGCTCTTTTTAAGAGCTTAATAAATTCTAAGatgaaaaatacagaataaagaaaagcagaaaataaaattgttaatcttcaattttattatttaaaaaaaatctttggttttgcaccaaaaattatgaaatcaaatatGCGTGGAACTTACAAAAATCGTGTTGATATAGTCTTAGATAATTTTACAAGTCTTGTGTTCATTTCACACaatgtttatcttaaaatgttctttaagattttcttataagatttttgaagaaagtataagaaaattcagtgtttttaaaataacaataaataatttccgCCTTTTCAGTCTTGGCAGCACATTTCTAAATATtcttcatataataaaatacacaatacCTGGAAAATGAAATGAGATTATGTAAactcaatttctaaaaatatcacacaatattttatatcttacttttttatgaaaataatggaaaattaattttttaaaaaagtttacatttaaagATTAGTAGTAATgtatattttctgctttttgattttctcaagtaattttaatatttaggttATAACATAAcatcaaaaatgctttaaacGTAAATCTGATTtacaaaatgcttcaaaaaatgttataaatttataattaaggaGTATAAACAATACAGCCAATGGCCATTTAAAAACATACAGACcatggccaaattattagacaagCTAtgagattttatgtaaaattttaattatcaggtgatactatacagcattattgtttttacgctgcTGAAATCGATTTACGCTTGTTTATGTTCAtgtatcaattagttaacattgcaatgcaatacattaaaaatatatacaaataggaagtatataaaaaatctcctgaataaaaacccattacatgaatgtttaaatattaaagtattgcctataaactcgtgcaaaacgtgtaatttttaaaacgatacagtgcatctaataatttgctctaattattatactatactaatataatacctgatgtaataaatattctatatttgtataatatatcgtctaaattataatatcctcaaatttatattatgtatcgtcttatttaaccaattgatattCTAACGTAAACATGTGCGAACtggtttcagtcacataaaaacaataaagatgtatagtatcacctggtAATTAAGAATTTACACTGAATCTTATAATgggtctaataatttggtctaattattaaaatataccaatataatacctgatataataaatattctatatttatataatatatcgtctaatttatccattcgtagaatttatattatatattgtctaatttCACCAATTAATACACTAACGCAACCAAGTGCAAACAGGCTacagtcacgtaaaaacaataaagctgtattgTATCACCTGATAATCAAGATTTAACACAGAATCTTGTATAGCGtcgaataatttggtctaattattataatatactaatataataccagatataataaatattttatccttatgtaatatatcgtctaatttatccaatcgtcggatttatattatatatcgtctcatttaagtaattgatacacgaacgtaaacaagtacaaaccggttacagtcacgtaaaaacaataaagctgtattgaatcacctgataattaagatttaacaCAGAATCTTGTATAGCGTCGAAtaatcacctgataattaagatttaacacagaatcttatagtgcgtccaATAATTCGGCCAGGGACTTTATGCATTAATACGATAActatataattaatatgtatttatttgtttcgtttCGTTGTAGTAGTCTTACCTCGTAATGTTGTTTTTGCATTAAACTTATTATCTTCGTTTCGGAATTAGTGTTAAACATGATTTTTccatattaaaacaaatgcatGTTCTGAATATTTTTCAGCTCCAGTTTACAATTGTGATGACGTCGCTGGCGCAGATGGCACTTTTCCCTCCAGAAAATTGCAACGTTCGAAATTTTGCCGTCTGGATAGTTCTTGGGCAAGCGATAATCTTTTTCGTTCTCTTTGTGCACTTCTATTTAACTTCCTACGGTAAGAAAACggataaaaatatcaaagcaaGTAGTAACACTAACGGAGTGCAAAAGACGGAACAGACGAACGGATGCCATCAAGTGCAATCCTCTCACAAAACAAAGTAGAAGAATTTATATACAGATCTATAGTTTATCTCTTTCTCGAAATTCCAGGAAAGAGTTAAGATATTACTACAATGTCTTTCAagtgcaaaacaaaataaattgaaaatctaaATGTAGAGCCGATGTTAAAAACGTGTTCGGAGAAACTCAATTTTCAAGCCTCATTTTAcatttcctgaccaaactattagaggcactataagattctatgtaaaatcttaattatttggtGATACTATAcggctttattgtttttgagaGGCTGAAACTGGTTTTCaattgtttacgttcgtgtattaattggttaacattgtaatgaaatatgttaaaaataaatacaaataggaagtatataaaagaTCTCCTGAATAATAactcattacatgtatgtttaaatataaaagtattgcatttaAACTCGTGTAAAacatgtattattaaaaaactacagtgagtttaataatttgtctaattattataatatactaatataatatctgatattaaaaacagtctat contains:
- the LOC110282901 gene encoding very long chain fatty acid elongase 7, which gives rise to MEVDIDYVMKNGDPRLNSYPLMHSPHKTIAATALYLLFVKIIGPKWMQNRKPFEVRYLMILYNFTLVIGSLWMFFRFSLIWLTTYSWRCEPINYSNDETAVKMLFTCYVYYLSKFVEFFDTIFIILRKKYSQISFLHVFHHAIVPVTSWYGVKYAGGGYTTILPLLNTFVHIWMYSYYALSAFGPSVQKYIWWKKHLTKLQLLQFTIVMTSLAQMALFPPENCNVRNFAVWIVLGQAIIFFVLFVHFYLTSYGKKTDKNIKASSNTNGVQKTEQTNGCHQVQSSHKTK